A genome region from Dolichospermum compactum NIES-806 includes the following:
- a CDS encoding DUF4258 domain-containing protein — protein sequence MGIVAQQVITAREIQLEWVARVLAEPQKTEPDREDPELRHALARIPENGNRVLRVVYNENKEPWRIITVYFDRTQRNKL from the coding sequence TTGGGAATAGTAGCCCAACAAGTCATTACCGCAAGAGAAATTCAACTAGAATGGGTAGCACGGGTATTAGCAGAACCCCAGAAAACAGAACCAGATCGGGAAGATCCAGAATTACGTCACGCTTTAGCTCGCATTCCTGAAAATGGTAACAGAGTATTGCGTGTTGTATATAATGAAAATAAAGAACCTTGGCGAATTATCACGGTTTATTTTGATCGCACTCAAAGGAATAAATTATGA
- a CDS encoding ABC-F family ATP-binding cassette domain-containing protein, with amino-acid sequence MLRLEHISKIYPTGEVLKDVNWEVKPGDRIGLVGVNGAGKSTQLKIISGEIEPTAGEIIRPASLHIAYLNQEFEVDPTRTVREEFWTVFKEANEVQKALAHIPHEMETANPEELDELIHELDRLQRQFEALDGYNLDSRIGKILPEMGFQLEDSDRLVSAFSGGWQMRMSLGKILLQKPDLLLLDEPTNHLDLETIEWLENYLRGLITPMVIVSHDREFLDRLCNQIVETERGVSSSYLGNYSSYLQQKAENQYAQLNAYERQQKELEKQQAFVEKFRASATRSTQAKSREKLLDKIERIEAPTGGMRTLHFRFPDATRSGREVVEIKDLTHIYGDKILFLSANLLVERGDRIAFLGPNGAGKSTLLKIMMGVEPPTEGIVKLGDHNVIPGYFEQNQAEALDLNKTVMQTIHDEVPNWTNEEVRTLLGRFLFTGDTVFKKVAALSGGEKARLALAKMLLRPANLIILDEPTNHLDIPAKEMMEEALQNYDGTVLVVSHDRYFISQVANKIVEIRDGDFHVYLGDYHYYLDKKAEEKELAELAAAEAAKAAKKAAKSAKAGAKQK; translated from the coding sequence ATGCTGCGATTAGAACATATCAGTAAAATTTATCCTACAGGCGAAGTTCTTAAAGATGTCAACTGGGAAGTCAAACCAGGAGATCGTATTGGTTTAGTTGGTGTTAACGGTGCGGGAAAATCCACCCAATTGAAAATCATCTCTGGGGAGATTGAACCCACCGCTGGAGAAATTATTCGCCCCGCCAGTCTACATATAGCTTATCTTAACCAAGAATTTGAAGTTGACCCCACTCGTACGGTCAGAGAAGAATTTTGGACTGTATTTAAAGAAGCTAATGAAGTGCAGAAGGCTTTAGCTCATATCCCTCATGAGATGGAAACAGCTAATCCAGAAGAGTTAGATGAGCTAATTCATGAGTTAGATCGGTTACAGCGTCAGTTTGAAGCTTTGGATGGATATAATTTAGACTCACGGATTGGTAAGATATTACCAGAGATGGGATTTCAACTAGAAGATAGCGATCGCCTAGTTAGCGCCTTCTCCGGTGGTTGGCAAATGCGGATGAGTTTAGGAAAAATCCTCCTGCAAAAACCTGACTTATTACTACTGGACGAACCGACAAACCACCTAGATTTAGAAACCATTGAATGGCTAGAAAATTACCTCAGAGGTTTAATTACCCCAATGGTCATAGTTTCCCATGACCGGGAATTTTTAGATCGTCTGTGTAACCAAATCGTTGAAACTGAAAGAGGTGTTTCTAGTTCTTACCTGGGTAATTACTCGTCCTACCTCCAACAAAAAGCCGAAAATCAATACGCACAACTCAACGCTTACGAACGTCAACAAAAAGAATTAGAAAAACAACAGGCATTTGTAGAAAAATTCCGTGCCAGTGCTACTCGCAGTACCCAAGCGAAAAGTAGAGAAAAACTACTTGATAAAATTGAACGCATTGAAGCGCCGACAGGAGGAATGAGAACCCTACATTTCCGTTTTCCTGATGCCACTCGTAGCGGTAGAGAAGTAGTAGAAATTAAGGATTTAACCCACATTTATGGGGATAAAATTCTGTTTTTATCCGCAAACCTGCTGGTGGAAAGAGGAGACAGAATCGCCTTCCTTGGTCCCAACGGTGCAGGTAAGTCCACACTGTTAAAAATTATGATGGGTGTTGAACCACCCACAGAAGGGATTGTGAAATTAGGTGATCACAACGTGATTCCTGGTTACTTTGAACAAAACCAAGCGGAAGCCTTGGATTTAAATAAAACTGTCATGCAAACCATCCATGACGAAGTTCCCAACTGGACAAACGAAGAAGTCCGCACATTGTTAGGCAGATTCTTATTTACTGGTGATACCGTATTTAAGAAAGTTGCGGCATTGAGTGGAGGTGAAAAAGCTCGATTAGCATTGGCAAAAATGCTATTACGTCCAGCCAATTTAATCATCCTGGATGAGCCTACCAACCACTTAGATATTCCGGCAAAGGAAATGATGGAAGAGGCTTTGCAAAACTATGATGGTACTGTCCTTGTAGTTTCCCACGACCGTTATTTTATCTCCCAAGTAGCTAACAAAATTGTCGAAATTCGTGATGGTGATTTTCATGTTTACTTAGGAGATTATCACTACTATCTCGATAAGAAAGCTGAGGAAAAAGAACTGGCGGAATTAGCAGCAGCAGAAGCCGCAAAAGCCGCTAAAAAAGCCGCTAAATCTGCAAAAGCTGGAGCAAAGCAGAAGTAA
- a CDS encoding DUF3172 domain-containing protein translates to MRRKSANNRPTNPSKPSMFQSPVFNFVTIAIFGAVLILGIGIGIAFSSTTTLSSSNVASREFIDTRAPNPEICVQYGSSAMVMDARLFVTLNPFNVFVAQPNIRPGCVIRQNNWAILENKKLVTSDQVRECKNRLNTFGFTGDLNSEKPDIRCIYQNESAQNFFLSQPGAVGSPQDTERF, encoded by the coding sequence ATGAGACGTAAATCTGCTAATAATAGACCAACTAATCCGTCTAAACCCTCTATGTTCCAATCCCCGGTGTTTAACTTCGTCACCATTGCCATTTTTGGAGCGGTGCTGATTTTGGGAATTGGGATTGGGATTGCGTTTAGTTCGACAACTACATTGAGTTCATCAAATGTGGCTTCCCGTGAGTTTATTGATACTAGAGCGCCAAATCCTGAGATTTGTGTGCAGTATGGATCTAGTGCAATGGTGATGGATGCCAGACTCTTTGTAACTCTTAATCCCTTTAATGTCTTTGTTGCCCAGCCGAATATCCGCCCTGGATGTGTAATTCGTCAAAATAACTGGGCTATTTTAGAAAATAAAAAACTGGTAACTTCAGACCAGGTGCGAGAATGTAAGAATCGTCTCAATACCTTTGGGTTTACAGGGGACTTAAATAGTGAAAAGCCAGATATTAGATGTATTTATCAAAATGAATCGGCTCAAAATTTCTTTTTATCTCAACCGGGGGCTGTGGGAAGTCCTCAAGATACGGAAAGATTTTAA
- a CDS encoding cation:proton antiporter, which produces MHTVILVLVEVLIVIGLSRIVGLGFKAIKQPLVIGEIFAGIMLGPSLFGIIAPSLAHSLFPPETMPYLNVLSQIGLIFFMFLIGLELNPKYLSGNLKTAILISNLSIIVPFASAFVLSFLLYPLVSSTQVNFVPFALFLGAAMSITAFPVLARIITENNLQGTRLGTLALTCAAVDDVTAWCILAVAIAVARHGSIDGQAILTIIESIAYIGFMFTIGRWFLKRLSKHHRRAGRLSQFVLAVIYMGVVSSALITEFIGIHLIFGAFLLGAVMPKDEELVRELAIKTEDFVLIFLLPIFFAYSGLKTQIGLLNSPHLWLLSALILLVAIGGKYIGAYVAARFSGIDKREASALGWLMNTRGLTELIVLNIGLELGVITPLLFTMLVIMALVTTFMTSPLLEFTYPKRLIRLDVVEPEAEIQPEVVPVPSEPYINQYRILVPVANPSTQKGLLQLATAIAVNNRQPAVVYPLSFIELEEDYGFESTPTAADRLIIERRQKLEELIATLEPALTRFCIHPIVRISSNVARETAQIAKIEQPDLVLVGWHRPAFSNNRLGGRVGQILSTTPVDVAVFVDKGGNAIESLLVPYCANIHDDLALIIALRMLINRDTCILQVLQVFKGNHIQEELSYELNAMIERLPQSVRDRIEIKSVTSPEPIQAVIAASENVDLTIVGTSRLWGIERQTLGRYTDQLAIQCRSSLLITRRYSQVTSHLTALLPAVNTQ; this is translated from the coding sequence ATGCACACGGTTATTCTCGTTTTGGTTGAAGTATTAATTGTAATTGGACTCTCTCGAATTGTGGGACTGGGATTCAAAGCAATTAAACAACCATTGGTAATTGGCGAGATTTTCGCTGGTATCATGCTTGGTCCATCATTATTTGGTATAATTGCCCCCAGTTTAGCCCATAGCCTGTTTCCACCAGAAACGATGCCTTATTTGAATGTTTTATCGCAAATTGGGCTAATATTTTTTATGTTTCTGATTGGGTTGGAATTAAATCCTAAATATCTGAGTGGTAACTTAAAAACTGCCATTCTTATTTCTAATCTCAGTATTATTGTTCCTTTTGCTTCGGCTTTTGTATTATCTTTCCTCCTTTATCCCTTAGTTTCTAGTACCCAGGTCAATTTTGTCCCTTTTGCCTTGTTTTTAGGGGCAGCAATGTCAATTACTGCCTTTCCGGTGTTGGCGAGAATTATCACCGAAAATAACTTACAGGGAACTCGGTTAGGGACATTAGCCTTAACTTGTGCGGCTGTGGATGATGTAACAGCTTGGTGTATTTTAGCAGTAGCGATCGCTGTCGCTCGTCACGGTAGTATTGACGGGCAAGCTATTCTCACCATTATTGAAAGTATTGCTTATATTGGCTTCATGTTCACAATTGGGCGATGGTTTCTCAAACGTCTGAGTAAACATCATCGTCGGGCTGGGCGGTTGAGTCAATTCGTTCTAGCTGTAATTTATATGGGAGTTGTGTCCTCTGCCTTAATTACTGAATTTATCGGTATTCACCTAATTTTTGGGGCATTTTTATTAGGCGCAGTCATGCCCAAAGATGAAGAGTTAGTCAGAGAATTAGCGATCAAAACTGAAGATTTTGTTCTCATATTTTTGTTACCAATCTTCTTCGCCTACAGTGGGTTAAAAACACAAATTGGTTTACTCAATAGTCCTCATTTATGGCTATTGTCAGCGTTGATTTTATTAGTGGCCATTGGCGGTAAATATATTGGTGCTTATGTAGCAGCTAGGTTCAGCGGCATTGACAAACGCGAAGCCTCAGCCCTGGGTTGGTTAATGAATACTCGCGGTTTAACTGAATTAATTGTCTTGAATATTGGTTTAGAATTAGGCGTGATTACACCCTTACTTTTCACAATGTTAGTAATTATGGCTTTGGTGACAACATTCATGACTTCACCATTGTTGGAATTTACCTATCCTAAACGCCTGATCCGATTAGATGTCGTTGAACCAGAAGCAGAAATCCAACCAGAAGTTGTACCAGTCCCCAGCGAACCTTATATTAATCAATACCGAATTTTAGTCCCAGTGGCTAATCCCAGTACCCAAAAAGGTTTATTACAGTTGGCAACTGCGATCGCTGTTAATAACCGACAACCTGCTGTAGTTTATCCCCTGAGTTTCATTGAACTCGAAGAAGACTATGGCTTTGAAAGTACCCCAACGGCAGCTGATAGACTCATTATCGAACGGCGCCAAAAATTAGAAGAATTAATTGCTACCCTAGAGCCAGCACTAACACGCTTTTGCATTCATCCCATAGTTCGCATCTCTAGCAATGTCGCCAGAGAAACCGCACAGATAGCCAAAATTGAACAACCAGATTTAGTTCTCGTCGGTTGGCATCGTCCAGCTTTTAGCAACAATCGGTTAGGGGGAAGAGTCGGACAAATTCTCAGTACCACACCAGTAGATGTCGCCGTATTCGTAGATAAGGGAGGCAACGCCATTGAAAGTTTATTAGTTCCCTACTGCGCCAACATCCATGACGATTTAGCATTAATTATCGCCCTGAGAATGCTGATTAATCGGGATACTTGTATTTTACAAGTTTTGCAAGTCTTTAAAGGCAATCACATCCAAGAAGAATTAAGTTATGAACTCAACGCCATGATTGAGCGATTACCACAAAGTGTGCGCGATCGCATTGAAATCAAAAGCGTTACATCCCCAGAACCAATCCAAGCCGTAATTGCCGCCTCCGAAAATGTTGATCTAACCATTGTTGGTACTAGCCGTCTATGGGGAATAGAACGTCAAACCCTGGGAAGATACACAGATCAACTCGCCATTCAATGTCGTTCTTCTCTACTCATTACCCGTCGTTACAGTCAAGTTACCTCACACCTTACCGCTCTCTTACCAGCAGTTAACACCCAATAA
- a CDS encoding Bax inhibitor-1/YccA family protein, with protein sequence MSNTSNFREAFREARTHGIVGPNVIANALPYVGGGLVLTALGTYGGLGIIRTNPGLFFPTLIGAVILELILFFVAQNVASKGNKALALPLLGIYSLLSGYTLSGLVFVALRTQGVGIQGIAIAALSCGITFIAARKIGSNLSEADGMALTKTVSLGIVALLVVCLLQFVFALFGVYTPSWLEIGISGLGVFLFAGASVVDFYILPRTYRNDEYLPAALSMYLTYINLFVFILRLLIAINGRD encoded by the coding sequence ATGAGTAATACCAGTAATTTTCGTGAAGCTTTCCGTGAGGCGAGAACTCATGGAATCGTTGGACCTAATGTCATCGCTAACGCCCTCCCCTATGTCGGTGGTGGATTAGTCCTGACTGCATTGGGAACTTATGGTGGTTTAGGCATTATCCGCACTAACCCCGGACTCTTTTTTCCTACCTTAATTGGGGCGGTAATTCTCGAATTAATTTTGTTCTTCGTTGCCCAAAATGTCGCATCCAAAGGTAACAAAGCTTTAGCGTTACCCCTGTTGGGTATTTACAGTCTGTTATCTGGATACACATTGAGTGGCTTGGTATTTGTGGCTTTGAGAACCCAAGGGGTAGGTATTCAAGGTATTGCTATTGCTGCTCTTAGTTGTGGAATTACCTTCATTGCTGCCCGAAAAATCGGTTCTAATCTTTCGGAAGCAGATGGGATGGCGTTGACAAAAACCGTTAGTTTGGGCATTGTTGCCTTATTAGTGGTTTGTCTTCTCCAATTTGTCTTTGCCTTGTTTGGTGTTTATACACCCAGTTGGTTAGAAATCGGCATCTCTGGTTTGGGTGTATTTCTCTTTGCAGGAGCATCAGTAGTTGATTTCTACATCTTGCCTCGCACTTATCGCAATGATGAATATTTGCCAGCAGCTTTGTCAATGTACCTTACCTACATCAACTTATTCGTCTTTATCTTACGTTTGCTTATTGCTATCAATGGTCGTGATTAA
- a CDS encoding beta strand repeat-containing protein has protein sequence MNFLINSALILASNQLKYFSRLNNFWQVFDTAFGTQYNRSLAEIMRLQWEAGDFSQLPQIEILDSSILGGANGAYASSTNKIYLSNTFVAGASLAAISGVLLEEIGHFVDAKINQTDSAGDEGAIFAALVQGQNLDVETLRVLKAEDDHSIITLNGQSIPVEQQNFTGTDGNDTIIGSSEDDTINTLRGQDTVDGGAGNDLLILDYSSNNYSGINSSISSNGSGGFNGNYYAHYGYYVYDQVSFSNIERFQITGTAVGDSIVTGDGNDTINSGDENDTINAGGGNDTINGGAGNDTIYAGTGINIIDGGAGNDTINAGDGNDTINSGDGDDTITAGTGINIIDGGDGIDTLTDADFSSATTAITINDSNNPTITVPDGTSVTNIEQFTNVTTGSGNDLISFTQRLNNTVSTGDGDDTINAGLGQDTVDGGAGNDLLILDYSSNNYSGSGSGINSSISSNGSGGFNGNYYAHYGYYVYDQVSFSNIERFQITGTAVGDSIVTGDGNDTINGDAGNDTINAGDGNDTINGGAGNDTIYAGTGINIIDGGAGNDTINAGDGNDTINSGDGDDTITAGTGINIIDGGDGIDTLTDADFSSATTAITINDSNNPTITVPDGTSVTNIEKFINVTTGSGNDLISFTQRLNNTVSTGDGDDTINAGLGQDTVDGGAGNDLLILDYSSNNYSGSGSGINSSISSNGSGGFNGNYYAHYGYYVYDQVSFSNIERFQITGTAVGDSIVTGDGNDTINGDAGNDTINAGDGNDTINGGAGNDTIYAGTGINIIDGGAGNDTINAGDGNDTINSGDGDDTITAGTGINIIDGGDGIDTLTDADFSSATTAITINDSNNPTITVPDGTSVTNIEQFTNVTTGSGNDLISFTQRLNNTVSTGDGDDTINAGLGQDTVDGGAGNDLLILDYSSNNYSGSGINSSISSNGNGGFNGYYKTGWYFYDQVSFSNIERFQITGTAVGDSIVTGDGNDTINGDAGNDTINAGDGNDTINGVNGASLTSGLGEIDSLTGGAGSDIFILGNATKVYYDDGNTLTNGSNDYADITDLNIGDIIQLQGISSNYLLAVVGADTQVLINKPNTEPDELIGIVRNQTGLSLTGTYFSYVFDNTPPTNQAPTNISLNNSTVAENQPINTKIGNFTTTDPNTGDTFTYSLALGTGDTNNNSFIIVGNNELQTNSVFDYETKNSYSIRVKTTDQGGLSYEKELTINVNDLNEITGNPLINNGRNPIVGTAGSDYIIGGPGAKTISGGLGNDSFVFTNLRDVGQRITDFTLGEDKIVLTQLLGSIIYTGSNPIADQYMRFVAGTGSNTGSTFLQIDRDGISGSSIFKNFLQVDNITTTQLNNAGNFVF, from the coding sequence ATGAACTTTTTAATTAATTCCGCGCTAATCTTAGCTTCTAATCAACTTAAATATTTTTCTCGTTTAAATAACTTTTGGCAGGTTTTTGATACTGCTTTTGGTACACAATACAACCGCAGCCTTGCAGAAATTATGCGGTTACAGTGGGAAGCTGGGGATTTTAGTCAACTTCCCCAAATAGAAATTCTTGATAGTAGTATTCTTGGCGGTGCTAATGGTGCTTATGCTAGTAGCACAAATAAGATTTATTTATCAAATACCTTTGTTGCTGGTGCTTCTTTAGCAGCTATTAGTGGGGTTTTGTTAGAGGAAATTGGGCATTTTGTAGATGCTAAAATTAACCAGACGGATAGCGCTGGAGATGAAGGGGCGATTTTTGCGGCTTTGGTGCAGGGTCAAAATCTGGATGTGGAGACCTTACGAGTATTAAAGGCAGAGGATGATCATAGTATAATTACGTTGAATGGGCAAAGCATACCAGTAGAGCAGCAAAATTTTACGGGAACTGACGGAAATGATACGATTATAGGAAGTTCTGAAGATGACACTATTAATACCTTACGAGGACAAGACACAGTTGATGGGGGAGCAGGGAATGACCTGTTAATATTAGACTACTCCAGTAATAACTATAGTGGGATTAATAGCTCAATTTCCAGTAATGGGAGTGGTGGTTTTAATGGTAATTACTACGCTCACTATGGTTATTATGTTTATGACCAAGTAAGTTTCAGTAATATAGAACGCTTCCAAATTACGGGAACGGCTGTTGGTGATAGTATAGTTACAGGTGATGGTAATGATACTATTAATAGTGGAGATGAGAACGATACCATTAATGCAGGTGGTGGTAATGATACTATTAATGGTGGTGCGGGGAACGATACCATTTATGCGGGTACAGGAATCAATATAATTGATGGGGGTGCGGGGAACGATACCATTAATGCGGGTGATGGTAATGATACTATTAATAGTGGAGATGGAGATGATACCATTACCGCAGGTACAGGAATCAATATAATTGATGGGGGTGATGGAATTGACACCCTTACAGATGCTGACTTCAGTTCAGCAACCACAGCTATCACTATTAACGATAGTAATAATCCGACCATTACCGTTCCAGATGGTACGAGTGTTACTAACATTGAACAGTTTACTAATGTCACTACAGGTAGTGGTAACGACCTGATTAGTTTTACTCAACGTCTCAATAACACTGTTAGTACAGGTGATGGAGATGATACAATTAATGCGGGGTTAGGACAAGACACAGTTGATGGGGGAGCAGGAAATGACCTGTTAATATTAGATTACTCCAGTAATAACTATAGTGGGAGTGGGAGTGGGATTAATAGCTCAATTTCCAGTAATGGGAGTGGTGGTTTTAATGGTAATTACTACGCTCACTATGGTTATTATGTTTATGACCAAGTAAGTTTCAGTAATATAGAACGCTTCCAAATTACGGGAACGGCTGTTGGGGATAGTATAGTTACAGGTGATGGTAATGATACTATTAATGGTGATGCGGGAAATGATACCATTAATGCGGGTGATGGTAATGATACTATTAATGGTGGTGCGGGGAACGATACCATTTATGCGGGTACAGGAATCAATATAATTGATGGGGGTGCGGGGAACGATACCATTAATGCGGGTGATGGTAATGATACTATTAATAGTGGAGATGGAGATGATACCATTACCGCAGGTACAGGAATCAATATAATTGATGGGGGTGATGGAATTGACACCCTTACAGATGCTGACTTCAGTTCAGCAACCACAGCTATCACTATTAACGATAGTAATAATCCGACCATTACCGTTCCAGATGGTACGAGTGTTACTAACATTGAAAAGTTTATTAATGTCACTACAGGTAGTGGTAACGACCTGATTAGTTTTACTCAACGTCTCAATAACACTGTTAGTACAGGTGATGGAGATGATACAATTAATGCGGGGTTAGGACAAGACACAGTTGATGGGGGAGCAGGAAATGACCTGTTAATATTAGATTACTCCAGTAATAACTATAGTGGGAGTGGGAGTGGGATTAATAGCTCAATTTCCAGTAATGGGAGTGGTGGTTTTAATGGTAATTACTACGCTCACTATGGTTATTATGTTTATGACCAAGTAAGTTTCAGTAATATAGAACGCTTCCAAATTACGGGAACGGCTGTTGGGGATAGTATAGTTACAGGTGATGGTAATGATACTATTAATGGTGATGCGGGAAATGATACCATTAATGCGGGTGATGGTAATGATACTATTAATGGTGGTGCGGGGAACGATACCATTTATGCGGGTACAGGAATCAATATAATTGATGGGGGTGCGGGGAACGATACCATTAATGCGGGTGATGGTAATGATACTATTAATAGTGGAGATGGAGATGATACCATTACCGCAGGTACAGGAATCAATATAATTGATGGGGGTGATGGAATTGACACCCTTACAGATGCTGACTTCAGTTCAGCAACCACAGCTATCACTATTAACGATAGTAATAATCCGACCATTACCGTTCCAGATGGTACGAGTGTTACTAACATTGAACAGTTTACTAATGTCACTACAGGTAGTGGTAACGACCTGATTAGTTTTACTCAACGTCTCAATAACACTGTTAGTACAGGTGATGGAGATGATACAATTAATGCGGGGTTAGGACAAGACACGGTTGATGGAGGAGCAGGGAATGACCTGTTAATATTAGACTACTCCAGTAATAACTATAGTGGGAGTGGGATTAATAGCTCAATTTCCAGTAATGGGAATGGTGGTTTTAATGGTTATTACAAAACTGGCTGGTATTTTTATGACCAAGTAAGTTTCAGTAATATAGAACGCTTCCAAATTACGGGAACGGCTGTTGGTGATAGTATAGTTACAGGTGATGGTAATGATACTATTAATGGTGATGCGGGAAATGATACCATTAATGCGGGTGATGGTAATGATACTATTAATGGTGTAAATGGAGCAAGTCTTACTAGCGGATTAGGGGAAATAGACAGCCTCACAGGTGGAGCAGGAAGCGATATCTTTATCTTAGGAAATGCTACCAAGGTTTATTATGATGATGGCAATACTCTAACTAATGGTAGTAACGACTACGCCGATATTACTGACCTCAACATCGGAGATATTATTCAACTTCAAGGAATAAGTAGTAATTACCTGCTGGCTGTTGTCGGTGCAGACACTCAAGTATTAATCAACAAGCCAAATACCGAACCTGATGAACTTATTGGTATAGTCCGAAATCAAACAGGCTTGAGTCTAACAGGAACTTATTTTAGCTATGTTTTTGATAATACTCCGCCGACCAACCAAGCGCCCACCAACATCAGCTTAAATAACAGCACAGTTGCCGAAAATCAACCCATTAATACAAAGATTGGTAATTTCACCACCACAGACCCAAATACTGGTGACACCTTCACCTATAGTCTAGCATTAGGAACAGGTGATACAAATAACAATTCATTCATTATCGTTGGTAATAATGAGTTACAAACCAACTCTGTATTTGACTACGAAACGAAAAACAGTTACAGCATTCGCGTCAAAACCACAGACCAAGGTGGGTTAAGTTATGAAAAAGAATTAACTATTAACGTTAATGATCTTAACGAAATTACTGGTAATCCTTTAATTAACAATGGACGTAACCCAATTGTAGGAACTGCTGGTTCTGACTATATTATCGGCGGTCCAGGGGCAAAAACCATTAGTGGAGGTCTAGGTAATGATTCCTTCGTCTTTACCAATCTCCGAGATGTGGGACAACGGATTACGGATTTTACCCTGGGAGAAGATAAAATTGTCCTTACCCAATTACTCGGCAGTATTATCTATACTGGTTCTAATCCTATTGCGGATCAATACATGAGATTTGTAGCCGGAACAGGTAGTAATACTGGTAGTACCTTTCTGCAAATTGATCGGGATGGGATTTCAGGTAGTTCCATATTTAAGAACTTCCTTCAGGTTGATAACATCACTACAACCCAGTTGAACAACGCCGGCAACTTTGTTTTTTAG
- a CDS encoding DUF2283 domain-containing protein, giving the protein MKVHIDEEADALYLRLDESKIIESEEVYPGIVLDFNEQNQVVGIEVLQLSSRINLTTKNIKVEISQS; this is encoded by the coding sequence ATGAAAGTACATATTGATGAAGAAGCTGATGCTCTCTATTTGCGTCTGGATGAATCAAAAATTATTGAATCAGAAGAAGTTTATCCAGGAATTGTGCTTGATTTTAATGAACAAAATCAGGTTGTAGGTATTGAGGTTTTACAGTTATCAAGTAGAATCAATCTGACAACAAAGAATATAAAAGTTGAAATTTCTCAATCTTGA
- a CDS encoding AMIN domain-containing protein, with translation MKTRTNQILPCIGVSLFSLIAFTPISIAQPIAQLNNWEFNPKSQQLEINLSATAKPQYFQLMQPPRIVLDLPNTKLGKVLTQKEYSGAIQRIRISQLNPNMTRIVLDIAPGTKFQPNQVQLQPLSRQKPTRWIFNPHLTFSPANSLLNTPSTTLPPSTNFTTNSQQPLITVPPLNSQNPSPIVNSPLPPAMLPTPEENKNSSPNNPKEIPMIEFGQPLPIRKF, from the coding sequence ATGAAAACTAGAACTAATCAAATTCTTCCATGTATAGGGGTGAGCTTATTTAGTTTGATTGCTTTCACCCCTATCAGTATTGCCCAACCAATCGCACAACTAAATAATTGGGAATTTAACCCCAAATCCCAGCAATTAGAAATTAATCTCTCCGCAACTGCAAAACCCCAATATTTCCAACTGATGCAACCACCACGAATAGTTCTCGATTTACCTAATACCAAATTAGGTAAAGTCCTCACTCAAAAAGAATATTCAGGCGCAATTCAGAGAATTCGTATTTCTCAACTTAACCCCAATATGACCCGAATAGTCCTTGATATCGCACCAGGAACCAAATTCCAACCCAACCAAGTACAACTTCAACCTCTTTCTCGACAAAAACCCACGCGCTGGATATTCAATCCTCATCTTACCTTTTCTCCAGCCAACAGTCTCTTAAACACACCTTCCACCACCCTACCACCATCCACAAATTTTACCACTAACTCTCAACAACCCTTAATCACAGTCCCACCCCTAAATTCTCAAAACCCATCACCCATCGTCAATTCCCCCCTTCCTCCCGCAATGTTGCCCACACCTGAAGAAAACAAAAACAGTTCCCCAAATAACCCTAAAGAAATTCCCATGATCGAATTTGGTCAACCTTTACCCATACGAAAATTTTAG